The following proteins are co-located in the Hevea brasiliensis isolate MT/VB/25A 57/8 chromosome 11, ASM3005281v1, whole genome shotgun sequence genome:
- the LOC110650023 gene encoding trans-resveratrol di-O-methyltransferase-like — MELDQELGANELFQAQCHIYKHMYHYLESMSLKCAVQLGIPDIIHKHKQPITLRELASDLQVPPTKANCLQRVMRILVHSGFFATNKIHENQEEEGYVLTTSSSLLLKDSPTSLSTNVLAMLDPALVTPWFSVADCFQGNELTPFETYHGMNFWEYGKKNHEFINSLNEAMACDSQLVSLIFKDHKEIFEGVASLVDVGGGTGTLARAIADAYPHMKCTVLDLPQVVADMPETKSLKFVAGDMFQSIPSAEAVLIKSVLHNWSDEDCIKILNRCREAIASTEKEGKMILVEMVINDEKDKSNLAETKLFVDLQMMAICTGRERNKQEWARLFSEAGFSRYKITATCGLNSIIEVYP; from the exons ATGGAGTTAGATCAAGAGCTTGGAGCTAATGAGTTGTTTCAAGCTCAGTGTCATATATATAAACACATGTACCACTATTTAGAATCCATGTCGCTAAAATGTGCTGTTCAGCTAGGAATCCCTGATATAATCCACAAACATAAACAACCTATTACCCTTCGGGAGTTGGCTTCTGATCTTCAAGTTCCTCCAACAAAAGCAAACTGTCTGCAGCGAGTCATGCGAATACTGGTGCACTCCGGCTTCTTTGCTACAAACAAAATACATGAGAATCAAGAAGAAGAAGGTTATGTTCTTACAACTTCTTCTAGTCTCTTGCTCAAAGATAGCCCCACCAGCTTGTCTACCAATGTTCTAGCAATGCTCGACCCTGCGCTGGTAACTCCATGGTTTTCCGTTGCCGACTGTTTCCAAGGGAACGAGCTCACCCCATTTGAAACTTATCATGGAATGAATTTTTGGGAATATGGGAAGAAAAATCATGAATTTATCAATTCCTTGAATGAGGCCATGGCCTGTGATTCTCAACTGGTGAGCTTGATTTTTAAGGACCATAAGGAAATATTTGAGGGAGTGGCCTCACTGGTAGATGTAGGAGGTGGAACAGGAACTCTAGCCAGGGCAATTGCTGATGCATACCCACATATGAAATGCACAGTCTTGGACCTCCCACAAGTTGTTGCAGACATGCCAGAGACTAAAAGCTTGAAATTTGTTGCTGGTGACATGTTTCAGTCTATTCCTTCTGCAGAGGCGGTTCTGATAAAG TCTGTTCTGCATAACTGGAGCGACGAGGACTGCATAAAGATTTTGAATCGATGCAGAGAAGCTATTGCCAGCacagaaaaggaaggaaaaatgATACTCGTAGAAATGGTTATTAATGACGAGAAAGATAAAAGTAATCTAGCAGAAACAAAGCTCTTTGTAGACCTGCAAATGATGGCTATATGCACCGGAAGAGAGAGAAACAAGCAAGAATGGGCAAGACTCTTCTCGGAGGCTGGATTTAGTCGCTATAAAATCACTGCTACTTGTGGGTTAAATTCTATCATTGAGGTTTATCCG